The Thermococcus sp. 4557 genomic sequence CCATATCCATCGACCGGTGTTCATCTCCAGGCATCAGGCGCAAAGTATATTAACTCGCGGTGATATAGACTATCGGTGCTTGTAATGAAAGCCGTGATTCTGGCCGGAGGCAGAGGCACGAGGTTGCTCCCGCTGACTGTGTACCGGCCAAAACCGATGATACCTTTCTTCAATCGGCCGCTTATGGAGTACGCCGTTCAAAACCTGGTGAAGGCAGGCGTGGATGAAATATACGTCCTGGTCGGATACCTCAAAGAGCGCATAACCGACTACTTCGGGGACGGCAGCCAGTGGGGGATCCAGATACACTACTCCAACAAGGACAATGTAACGCTCGGAACTGCAGGTGCCACCAAGAAGGTTGTAAAGAACATGGACGAAACGTTTTTCGTCGTCTCCAGCGACGTGCTGACGAACCTTGACCTGAAGGCGCTCTACGAGTACCACCGCAGGAAAAAAGCCCTCGCCACGATAGCCCTGTCAAGGGTTGAGGACCCCACCCAGTACGGCATAGCCGTGATCAACGACGACGGCAGGATACTCCGCTTCAAAGAGAAGCCGAAGCCAGAGGAGGCCTTCAGCAACCTCGTGAACGCGGGGATCTACGTCTTCGAGCCGGAGGCGTTTGACCTCGTCCCCAAGGGCAAGAACTTCGATTTTTCCAAGGACCTGTTCCCCCGGATGCTGGAGAACGACCTCGCCCTGTACGGGTTCCCGTTCAATGAATACTGGAACGACGTGGGCAGGCCATCCAGCTACCTCCAGGCGACGGAGGACGTGTTCCACGGG encodes the following:
- a CDS encoding sugar phosphate nucleotidyltransferase, with protein sequence MKAVILAGGRGTRLLPLTVYRPKPMIPFFNRPLMEYAVQNLVKAGVDEIYVLVGYLKERITDYFGDGSQWGIQIHYSNKDNVTLGTAGATKKVVKNMDETFFVVSSDVLTNLDLKALYEYHRRKKALATIALSRVEDPTQYGIAVINDDGRILRFKEKPKPEEAFSNLVNAGIYVFEPEAFDLVPKGKNFDFSKDLFPRMLENDLALYGFPFNEYWNDVGRPSSYLQATEDVFHGRLLLPGLRTEGLKGNLEYGGALVTGRRCVLRRPGIRGFAVLGDDVEIGRNVKIERSVIFSGAVIEDGAEIREAIIGENVRIGKGVVIQPGSVIGDNTLIEDFSKIGSNVKIWVESRIGKESIILPD